A window of the Zeugodacus cucurbitae isolate PBARC_wt_2022May chromosome 2, idZeuCucr1.2, whole genome shotgun sequence genome harbors these coding sequences:
- the Cyp12a4_2 gene encoding probable cytochrome P450 12a4, mitochondrial: MYAIRRREWLPVFNCNGVPQHITAIKRLLSKEQTHYGHTTSANEQTTLSSESKVSLSEWQKARPFSEMHRENAFRLLFKFLPGGRYHKLDSTQMLRAMFAEHSDIFIMPGMMGRPDIILTQNPNDFEQIFRNEGVWPNRPSSLTLDYHRSELRADFYQGVEGIIATHGEKWATFRSAVNPVLMQPKNIRIYLDKMAQVNQEFIERIRTIRDPQTLEMPDDFEKWLHRWTLESVSIVALDRQLGLLRENSAVPAEVWTLFQSMSEFFTISFDLDFKPSPWRYIATPKFKQLMRSLDNIQNTTLKYINAAMERLAEEQRQGIVRPEQEQSVLEKLLLIDKKIATVMAMDMLMAGVDTTTTVITGVLLCLAKNPEKQQLLREEVMRVLPQRDGKFAADTQSRIPYLRACLKEALRIYPLGTGNIRVIPKDVVLSGYQVPKNSWVSVVATNLLTNDDYYPHAQQFLPERWLRSAETGEGADSLKPTNPFIYIPFGFGPRMCVGRRISDLELELGIARFVRNFQIEFNYPTENVFRTAMISLPNVPLKFKFTDIE, encoded by the exons ATGTACGCAATACGAAGACGCGAGTGGTTGCCGGTATTCAACTGTAATGGAGTGCCACAACACATAACTGCGATAAAGCGGCTGCTGAGTAAAGAACag ACACATTATGGGCACACAACAAGTGCAAACGAACAGACGACGCTGAGTAGCGAGAGCAAAGTGTCACTCTCAGAATGGCAGAAGGCGCGTCCATTCAGTGAAATGCACCGTGAGAATGCTTTCCGTctcttatttaaatttctgcCAGGTGGACGTTACCATAAACTGGATTCCACACAAATGCTGAGAGCGATGTTTGCCGAGCATTCGGATATTTTCATTATGCCCGGCATGATGGGACGACCCGATATAATTTTGACACAGAATCCCAATGATTTTGAGCAAATCTTTCGCAACGAAGGTGTCTGGCCGAACAGACCGAGCTCATTAACTTTGGACTATCATCGCAGCGAGTTGCGCGCTGATTTCTATCAGGGTGTTGAGGGGATTATAGCAAC ACACGGCGAGAAATGGGCCACATTTCGTTCGGCTGTCAATCCGGTACTTATGCAACCCAAAAATATCCGAATTTATCTCGACAAGATGGCGCAAGTCAATCAGGAATTCATAGAGAG aatacgCACAATACGCGATCCTCAGACACTAGAAATGCCCGACGACTTCGAAAAATGGCTACATCGTTGGACTTTAGAATCAGTCTCCATCGTCGCATTGGATCGCCAACTGGGTCTCTTGCGTGAGAATAGCGCTGTGCCGGCCGAAGTGTGGACACTTTTTCAGAGCATGTCCGAATTCTTCACGATTTCCTTCGATTTGGATTTCAAGCCATCGCCCTGGCGTTACATTGCCACACCAAAGTTCAAGCAACTCATGCGCTCACTGGATAATATACAGAATACGACACTGAAATATATCAATGCGGCCATGGAGCGTCTAGCGGAGGAGCAGCGCCAAGGCATCGTACGACCCGAGCAAGAGCAGAGTGTGCTGGAGAAATTGTTGCTGATCGATAAGAAAATTGCGACAGTTATGGCAATGGACATGCTCATGGCGGGCGTGGATACG ACCACCACAGTGATCACTGGTGTTCTACTCTGCCTGGCTAAGAATCCAGAGAAGCAACAGTTATTGCGTGAGGAAGTCATGCGCGTGCTGCCACAGCGTGATGGCAAGTTTGCCGCCGACACTCAAAGTCGCATACCTTATCTGCGTGCCTGTCTCAAGGAGGCGCTACGCATCTATCCATTAGGCACCGGCAATATACGTGTTATACCAAAAGACGTGGTATTAAGTGGTTATCAAGTGCCAAAGAATAGCTGGGTCAGTGTGGTGGCTACGAATCTACTTACGAATGACGATTATTATCCACATGCACAGCAGTTCTTGCCGGAGCGTTGGTTGCGTTCGGCGGAAACTGGCGAGGGTGCTGATTCTCTCAAACCGACTAACCCTTTCATCTATATACCTTTCGGTTTCGGTCCAAGAATGTGCGTTGGTCGGAGAATTAGTGATTTAGAACTGGAATTGGGTATTGCGCGATTTGTTAGAAACTTCCAAATCGAATTTAATTATCCAACGGAGAATGTATTCCGTACGGCGATGATTAGTTTGCCAAATGTGccacttaaatttaaattcactgACATTgaatag
- the LOC105216104 gene encoding cytochrome P450 CYP12A2 isoform X1 — MFFAKIQSRGGCAIKRASVIRLLVTEQEPLQPQHINTISTTNPPATASQQTDPALEWEKARPFSELPRVGGLKLISKFFPGGAYAKLDFKDLVTTMRNDYGPIFMMTAMMGRPDIIVTHNPDDFPNIFRNEGIWPNRPFSETIGYHRNKMRADFFQGVEGTISTQGEKWNTFRKVVNPLLMQPKNIEMYTNKLAQVNQEFVERIRLIRDPKSLEMPADFEECLHRWTLESVAVVALDKQLGLLREDSEHYADALKLFVALNEFMTLSLDLDYKPTLWKFIATPKFKRLMQSMDDIQAITWKYITEAVKKLERESQQGIERPTQEQSILEKLLKKDKKIATVMAMDMLMAGVDTTTSLTVGALLCLAKNPEKQELLREEVMRVLPQKDGAFIDDPLKHAPYLRACLKESLRVYPVAIGNMRVPVNDLVLSGYQVPKGTYVSMIFAPLQSDARYYSRPMEFLPERWLRSNSEVDEPQKRDTVECPQSIKVSSPFVYLPFGFGPRICLGRRISELEVGLGIARLIRNFKVEFHYPTDRAFKGMLINMPNIPLKFKFTDID, encoded by the exons atgtttttcgCAAAAATACAAAGTAGAGGTGGCTGCGCGATAAAGAGAGCTTCAGTTATTCGTTTGCTAGTGACAGAACAG GAACCACTCCAACCACAGCATATCAACACCATCTCAACTACAAATCCCCCTGCAACTGCGAGCCAACAAACCGATCCCGCATTAGAATGGGAAAAAGCACGCCCATTCAGCGAACTTCCACGTGTTGGTGGACTTAAGTtgattagtaaattttttccgGGCGGTGCATATGCCAAATTAGATTTCAAAGACTTGGTGACAACTATGCGCAACGATTACGGACCTATTTTCATGATGACAGCCATGATGGGTCGCCCCGATATCATAGTGACGCACAATCCCGACGATTTTCCAAATATCTTTCGCAATGAAGGCATTTGGCCCAATAGACCCTTCTCGGAAACTATAGGTTATCATCGGAATAAAATGCGCGCAGATTTCTTTCAGGGCGTCGAGGGCACAATATCAAC GCAAGGCGAAAAATGGAACACTTTTCGTAAGGTCGTCAATCCATTGCTTATGCAGCCGAAAAATATTGAGATGTATACCAATAAATTAGCGCAAGTGAATCAGGAATTTGTCGAGCG CATACGTTTAATACGCGATCCGAAATCCTTAGAAATGCCCGCTGATTTTGAGGAATGTTTACATCGTTGGACCCTGGAATCAGTGGCTGTTGTGGCTTTAGACAAACAGCTCGGTCTGCTGCGTGAGGACAGTGAACATTATGCTGATGCTTTGAAACTCTTTGTTGCGTTAAATGAGTTTATGACACTTTCTTTGGACCTGGATTATAAACCAACACTGTGGAAGTTTATAGCCACACCAAAATTCAAACGCCTCATGCAATCAATGGATGATATACAGGCCATAACATGGAAGTATATAACCGAAGCAGTTAAGAAACTTGAAAGGGAAAGTCAACAAGGCATCGAACGACCCACACAGGAGCAGAGTATATTAGAAAAATTACTAAAGAAAGACAAGAAAATCGCAACTGTCATGGCTATGGATATGCTTATGGCGGGTGTTGATACG ACCACCAGTTTAACTGTTGGCGCCCTGCTCTGTTTAGCCAAGAATCCCGAAAAACAAGAGCTGTTACGCGAAGAGGTGATGCGTGTGCTGCCACAAAAAGACGGCGCTTTTATAGACGATCCACTAAAGCATGCTCCTTACTTGCGCGCTTGTCTCAAGGAATCTTTACGTGTTTACCCCGTGGCCATAGGAAATATGCGTGTGCCAGTAAATGATCTAGTACTAAGTGGTTATCAAGTGCCTAAAGGCACATACGTCAGCATGATCTTCGCTCCATTACAATCGGATGCGCGTTATTACTCACGTCCTATGGAATTTTTACCGGAACGTTGGCTCCGTTCGAACTCGGAGGTGGATGAACCACAGAAGAGAGATACAGTGGAGTGTCCGCAATCGATAAAAGTGAGCAGTCCTTTCGTTTATTTACCGTTCGGCTTCGGTCCAAGAATTTGTCTTGGTCGCCGAATAAGTGAATTGGAAGTGGGTTTGGGTATCGCAAGATTGATTAGAAATTTCAAAGTGGAATTTCATTACCCGACGGATAGGGCATTTAAAGGCATGTTAATTAATATGCCAAATATAccgttaaaattcaaatttacagATATTGATTGA
- the LOC105216104 gene encoding cytochrome P450 CYP12A2 isoform X2, producing the protein MEPLQPQHINTISTTNPPATASQQTDPALEWEKARPFSELPRVGGLKLISKFFPGGAYAKLDFKDLVTTMRNDYGPIFMMTAMMGRPDIIVTHNPDDFPNIFRNEGIWPNRPFSETIGYHRNKMRADFFQGVEGTISTQGEKWNTFRKVVNPLLMQPKNIEMYTNKLAQVNQEFVERIRLIRDPKSLEMPADFEECLHRWTLESVAVVALDKQLGLLREDSEHYADALKLFVALNEFMTLSLDLDYKPTLWKFIATPKFKRLMQSMDDIQAITWKYITEAVKKLERESQQGIERPTQEQSILEKLLKKDKKIATVMAMDMLMAGVDTTTSLTVGALLCLAKNPEKQELLREEVMRVLPQKDGAFIDDPLKHAPYLRACLKESLRVYPVAIGNMRVPVNDLVLSGYQVPKGTYVSMIFAPLQSDARYYSRPMEFLPERWLRSNSEVDEPQKRDTVECPQSIKVSSPFVYLPFGFGPRICLGRRISELEVGLGIARLIRNFKVEFHYPTDRAFKGMLINMPNIPLKFKFTDID; encoded by the exons ATG GAACCACTCCAACCACAGCATATCAACACCATCTCAACTACAAATCCCCCTGCAACTGCGAGCCAACAAACCGATCCCGCATTAGAATGGGAAAAAGCACGCCCATTCAGCGAACTTCCACGTGTTGGTGGACTTAAGTtgattagtaaattttttccgGGCGGTGCATATGCCAAATTAGATTTCAAAGACTTGGTGACAACTATGCGCAACGATTACGGACCTATTTTCATGATGACAGCCATGATGGGTCGCCCCGATATCATAGTGACGCACAATCCCGACGATTTTCCAAATATCTTTCGCAATGAAGGCATTTGGCCCAATAGACCCTTCTCGGAAACTATAGGTTATCATCGGAATAAAATGCGCGCAGATTTCTTTCAGGGCGTCGAGGGCACAATATCAAC GCAAGGCGAAAAATGGAACACTTTTCGTAAGGTCGTCAATCCATTGCTTATGCAGCCGAAAAATATTGAGATGTATACCAATAAATTAGCGCAAGTGAATCAGGAATTTGTCGAGCG CATACGTTTAATACGCGATCCGAAATCCTTAGAAATGCCCGCTGATTTTGAGGAATGTTTACATCGTTGGACCCTGGAATCAGTGGCTGTTGTGGCTTTAGACAAACAGCTCGGTCTGCTGCGTGAGGACAGTGAACATTATGCTGATGCTTTGAAACTCTTTGTTGCGTTAAATGAGTTTATGACACTTTCTTTGGACCTGGATTATAAACCAACACTGTGGAAGTTTATAGCCACACCAAAATTCAAACGCCTCATGCAATCAATGGATGATATACAGGCCATAACATGGAAGTATATAACCGAAGCAGTTAAGAAACTTGAAAGGGAAAGTCAACAAGGCATCGAACGACCCACACAGGAGCAGAGTATATTAGAAAAATTACTAAAGAAAGACAAGAAAATCGCAACTGTCATGGCTATGGATATGCTTATGGCGGGTGTTGATACG ACCACCAGTTTAACTGTTGGCGCCCTGCTCTGTTTAGCCAAGAATCCCGAAAAACAAGAGCTGTTACGCGAAGAGGTGATGCGTGTGCTGCCACAAAAAGACGGCGCTTTTATAGACGATCCACTAAAGCATGCTCCTTACTTGCGCGCTTGTCTCAAGGAATCTTTACGTGTTTACCCCGTGGCCATAGGAAATATGCGTGTGCCAGTAAATGATCTAGTACTAAGTGGTTATCAAGTGCCTAAAGGCACATACGTCAGCATGATCTTCGCTCCATTACAATCGGATGCGCGTTATTACTCACGTCCTATGGAATTTTTACCGGAACGTTGGCTCCGTTCGAACTCGGAGGTGGATGAACCACAGAAGAGAGATACAGTGGAGTGTCCGCAATCGATAAAAGTGAGCAGTCCTTTCGTTTATTTACCGTTCGGCTTCGGTCCAAGAATTTGTCTTGGTCGCCGAATAAGTGAATTGGAAGTGGGTTTGGGTATCGCAAGATTGATTAGAAATTTCAAAGTGGAATTTCATTACCCGACGGATAGGGCATTTAAAGGCATGTTAATTAATATGCCAAATATAccgttaaaattcaaatttacagATATTGATTGA